From one Amaranthus tricolor cultivar Red isolate AtriRed21 chromosome 17, ASM2621246v1, whole genome shotgun sequence genomic stretch:
- the LOC130803798 gene encoding uncharacterized protein LOC130803798: protein MQIIIDFSSNTFSIEITHQEPVLQIKQKISKILGIPIHVQTLYVFGLELIDGLDMDDYPTIHEGTKIDLIVTPPTTYYLDHNNSSYNKFPITIKFSSRQMIIEVDITETVRSLKEKIHIIDGTPINRMLLYVSGVEIEEEFRSLGEYGITINSEITVFLKSMNRIKVDPPCRKLSMVVQTSKSLLNAAIIPLEMKDTSSVNDVRQLLLSRRILPMDDYIFIHKQRIMRDNCSLRWHGVENGDYIYVFKGTISKNGLIESEYVIEYETNDPNLDYCCYCCVGVGVVVIAVIDDNIIDFMEVVKGFFAGVTVVVIPFRGLQMKCFELMLKEYVSIAQMGVRRINYFYVHDMQRRERRGGFGDFIAYQPILTALQLKVDNQASVLCLGWVSSKVIEYYMIGLDQVPFAHPYLQLIIHSLLLNFRRFPPPHDGESIFMFVKGLLNLFSPF from the exons ATGCAAATCATCATAGACTTTAGCTCTAATACATTTTCCATTGAAATAACACACCAAGAACCCGTtcttcaaatcaaacaaaaaatctcGAAAATCCTAGGCATCCCTATACACGTACAAACACTCTACGTATTTGGCCTAGAACTAATCGATGGACTCGACATGGATGACTATCCGACCATCCATGAAGGTACAAAAATCGATCTCATTGTCACGCCACCAACAACCTACTACTTAGATCATAATAACTCGAGCTACAACAAATTTCCCATCACCATAAAATTTTCTTCTAGGCAAATGATCATAGAAGTCGACATAACAGAAACAGTTCGAAGCCTAAAGGAGAAAATCCACATAATTGACGGTACACCTATAAATAGGATGTTACTCTATGTTTCAGGGGTggaaattgaagaagaatttCGAAGCTTAGGTGAGTATGGGATTACTATAAACTCTGAAATTACAGTTTTTCTTAAGAGCATGAACCGAATTAAAGTTGATCCTCCATGCAGGAAACTAAGTATGGTTGTACAAACCTCGAAAAGTTTGCTTAATGCGGCGATCATACCCTTAGAGATGAAGGATACTTCAAGTGTTAATGATGTGAGACAATTACTATTAAGTAGGCGCATTTTGCCTATGGACGATTATATATTTATTCATAAGCAGAGGATTATGCGCGATAATTGTAGCCTTCGTTGGCATGGTGTCGAAAATGGggattatatatatgtgtttaaAGGAACAATTAGCAAGAATGG ATTAATTGAATCTGAATATGTGATAGAGTATGAAACGAATGACCCTAACCTTGATTATTGCTGTTATTGCTGTGTCGGTGTCGGTGTCGTTGTTATTGCTGTTATTGATGATAACATCATTGATTTT ATGGAAGTAGTGAAGGGTTTCTTTGCGGGGGTCACTGTTGTGGTAATTCCATTCAGGGGCCTACAGATGAAGTGTTTTGAGTTAATGTTGAAGGAATATG TGTCCATTGCTCAGATGGGTGTTAGGAGGATAAACTATTTTTATGTCCATGATATgcagagaagagaaagaagaggaGGTTTTGGTGATTTC ATAGCCTACCAGCCTATACTGACAGCTTTGCAGCTAAAGGTCGACAATCAGGCTAGCGTGTTGTGTCTGGGTTGGGTCTCAAGTAAG GTCATTGAGTATTATATGATTGGGTTGGATCAGGTCCCGTTTGCCCACCCTTATTTGCAACTAATTATCCATTcccttttgttaaattttcgCCGTTTTCCCCCACCCCACGATGGTGAATCTATATTCATGTTTGTGAAAGGTTTGTTGAATCTATTTTCGCCGTTTTAA
- the LOC130804620 gene encoding protein ALTERED PHOSPHATE STARVATION RESPONSE 1 — MGCAQSRIDNEESVSRCKERKILMKEALLARTAFAVGHSAYAIALKNAGSALSDYGHGETSQESAPPAPPTTATEPPPPPPPPEPEPEPLPPPPPLPNFTPSPSPLQRSVTMPEFSVSKRGVSSMGSLDEEDSGESEEGGPRVGGPGPHVGGVSEEKIGRREEAWDYFFMSDNNHMMGDSLDEIDEEDEEEEEEDEEEEEVVGDREDEGIDFKTPEKAAVEVVGMEMGIKMTMDMETPPPPDAGTRHFEHSKTAPAEVLRGTTKVENGGDDGGSKANLMKVLGEIDDYFLKASECVQEVTKLLEAHKLHYHSNFADNKVPVDHAARVMRVITWSSKGMPEGGKNDYEDNETLATVLDKLMAWEKKLYEEVKAGELMKMEYQRKVSILNRQKKRGVSAESLEKTKAAVSHLHTRYIVDMQSMDSTVLEVNELRDQQLYPKLAELVDGMAKMWEDLSVHHDSQLEIAAELKSLDVMLAPRETSKPHYQCTVQLSNVIQQWQDRFETLVNQQKQYVRSLNSWLKLNLIPIESSLKEKISSPPRVYHPPIQSLLHAWHDSLEKLPDEVTKTAISSFGAVIKTIILHQEEEMKLKEKCEETRKEFLKKNQAYEDWYHKYMQRKGPEAMDPERGEDGAKKDPVSERQFVVESLRKRLEEDLEKYHRHCVQVREKSLGTLKTRLPELFRALSEYAHACYDAYNKLRAIVLSHGSDGVPS; from the exons ATGGGATGTGCGCAATCAAGAATAGACAATGAAGAATCAGTATCTCGCTGTAAAGAACGTAAGATCCTGATGAAAGAAGCGCTTTTAGCAAGAACTGCTTTTGCTGTTGGACATTCTGCCTATGCAATTGCTCTTAAAAACGCTGGTTCAGCTTTAAGTGATTATGGCCATGGAGAAACTTCACAGGAATCAGCTCCTCCTGCTCCACCGACTACAGCCACTGAGCCGCCGCCACCTCCTCCACCGCCAGAGCCAGAGCCGGAGCCACTTCCTCCTCCACCTCCATTACCCAACTTCACTCCTTCTCCTTCCCCTCTTCAGCGTTCTGTTACAATGCCAGAGTTTTCGGTGTCGAAACGAGGTGTTTCAAGTATGGGTTCTCTTGATGAGGAGGATAGTGGTGAAAGTGAAGAAGGCGGACCCCGCGTAGGTGGACCCGGACCCCATGTAGGTGGTGTTAGTGAGGAGAAAATTGGGAGGAGAGAAGAAGCTTgggattatttttttatgtctgATAATAATCATATGATGGGTGATTCATTAGATGAAATTGAtgaggaagatgaagaagaagaagaggaagatgaagaagaagaagaggtggTGGGAGATAGAGAGGATGAGGGAATTGATTTTAAGACGCCTGAGAAAGCGGCGGTGGAGGTGGTTGGCATGGAAATGGGGATCAAAATGACTATGGATATGGAGACACCACCGCCACCCGATGCGGGAACGAGGCATTTCGAGCACTCGAAAACCGCCCCGGCAGAAGTATTGAGAGGGACTACTAAGGTGGAGaatggtggtgatgatggtggtAGTAAGGCGAATTTAATGAAGGTTTTAGGGGAGATTGATGATTATTTCCTTAAAGCTTCTGAATGTGTTCAAGAGGTTACTAAGTTGTTGGAAGCTCATAAATTGCATTATCATTCTAATTTTGCTGATAATAAAG TGCCCGTTGATCATGCGGCAAGAGTCATGCGTGTTATTACATGGTCTTCTAAAGGCATGCCCGAAGGAGGAAAAAATGACTATGAAGACAATGAAACACTTGCGACGGTCTTAGATAAATTGATGGCGTGGGAGAAAAAGTTATATGAAGAAGTTAAG GCCGGTGAGCTGATGAAGATGGAGTACCAGAGGAAGGTTTCAATACTTAATAGACAGAAGAAACGTGGTGTCAGTGCGGAGTCACTCGAGAAAACAAAAGCAGCTGTTAGTCATTTGCACACTCGATATATTGTGGACATGCAATCAATGGACTCAACTGTTCTAGAAGTAAATGAGTTGCGTGATCAACAGCTGTACCCTAAACTTGCTGAATTAGTTGACGG aatggcCAAGATGTGGGAGGATCTCAGCGTGCACCACGACAGCCAGCTAGAAATTGCTGCAGAACTGAAATCCCTTGATGTCATGTTAGCTCCCCGGGAAACAAGCAAGCCCCACTATCAATGCACCGTGCAACTCTCAAATGTCATCCAGCAATGGCAAGATCGATTCGAGACTCTCGTAAACCAGCAGAAACAATATGTACGATCTCTCAACAGTTGGTTGAAGCTGAACCTTATCCCAATCGAAAGCAGCCTTAAGGAAAAAATCTCGTCCCCACCTCGGGTCTACCATCCCCCGATCCAATCTCTCCTCCATGCATGGCATGATTCACTAGAGAAACTTCCTGATGAGGTCACGAAAACCGCCATCTCTTCCTTTGGTGCGGTAATTAAAACCATCATACTACACCAAGAAGAGGAGATGAAATTGAAGGAAAAATGCGAGGAGACGAGGAAAGAATTTCTAAAGAAGAACCAAGCGTATGAAGATTGGTATCACAAGTACATGCAGCGGAAGGGTCCAGAAGCAATGGATCCCGAAAGAGGGGAAGACGGGGCCAAAAAGGATCCGGTATCGGAAAGACAATTTGTGGTGGAAAGCCTAAGAAAAAGGCTAGAGGAAGACTTGGAGAAATACCATAGGCATTGTGTTCAGGTTCGAGAGAAGTCACTCGGAACCCTAAAAACCCGCTTGCCGGAGCTTTTTAGAGCTTTATCGGAATATGCTCATGCATGTTATGATGCTTATAATAAATTGAGGGCTATTGTGCTTTCCCATGGTTCCGATGGCGTTCCTTCTTGA